The DNA segment TATTGGAAACCGAAGACGTACGGCCGATCGACGTCGTCGGCAAGCAGTTCGATCCGGCCGTGGCGGAGGCCGTCGGCACCCGCGCAAATCTCGATGTGCCCGATCACACCGTGCTCGACGAAGCGCGCAAGGGGTACCGCATCGGTGACGACGTATTGCGCCCTGCGCAGGTCATCGTCTCCGTCGGCGACTGAGGAGCGCACCTCCGGCCTCCCAAAAGGACGTTAGATGTCCGTCCAATTCAAGGACTACTACAAGGTTCTCGGTGTCCCTAAGACGGCTGCGACAAAAGAGATCAAGTCGGCGTATCGTAAGCTCGCGCGCAAGTGGCATCCGGACGTCAACCCGACGAAAAAAAAAGAGTCTGAAGATAAGTTCAAAGAGATCGCCGAGGCCTACGAGGTGCTCGGGGACGCTGAAAAGCGAAAGACCTACGACACCTTAGGGCCCGACTGGCAGTCGCGCGCGCAACCCCCTCCCGGATATCAGCAATGGTCCACGCAAGGCGGGCCGCAGGGAGTCCACTTCGGCAACGGCGAGTTCGCGGATGAGGGATTCTCCGATTTCTTCCAGCAATTCTTTGGAAACTTCGGACATACGCCCGGTGCGCCGACCACAGCCGGGCGGCGCGGTCAACGCGGAAGGCGAGGTCAGGACATCGAGTCCGAATTCTCGTTGAGCTTGCGCGAGGCGTACGCCGGCGGACAACGCTCGCTCTCGCTGCAATCGCAAACGCAGTGCCCTCGCTGTCATGGCACCGGCACTGAAAACGGCAAGCTTTGCCACCAATGCCACGGAACGGGCGCGGTTAATTCGCAGCGCACCCTCGACGTCACGATTCCCCCAGGCGTCCGCGACGGTCAGCGGATCCGGCTGTCCGGTCAGGGCGGCCCAGGCATGGGCGGCGGTCAGAGTGGCGACCTTTACCTCATCGTGCGCATCACGCGCGACCCAACCTTCGAGCGCCGCGGCGACGATTTGTACGAAGAACATCCAGTCAGCGTCTACACGCTCGTGCTCGGCGGTGAGATCACCGTGCCGACGATGACCGGACATATAGACGTCAAAGTGCCCGCCGGTTCGCAAAACGGCCGCACGCTGCGCATCGGCGGCAAGGGAATGCCGCGGGTCGCAGCGGGCGGAGGCTTCGGCGACCTCTACGTAAAGCTCGTGGCGCAAGTGCCCACAAATCTTACCGACGATGAGCGCGAGTTGTTCAAGCAACTCGCGGAGAAGGCAAAGGCTCGCTGATGGATACCGAGACCAGCGAAGGAGTCTACGCGATAACGGCAGTCGTCGCGCAATTCGATCTGACGCCCGAAACGCTCGTTCGCTACGAACGGGCTGGGTTGTTACGACCGACCATCGTCAACGAAGTGCGTTTTTACACCACGGCGGATGTAGAGCGCCTCTCGACCATCCGCCGGCTGACCGATATCTGCGGTCTGAACCTAGCCGGCGTCGATGTCGTGCTTCGTCTGGTCGACGAGATCCGGACACTGCAGCACCAACTGGCGCCTTAAACCGGCGCCCGCTCCATCAGCGCCATAGTCGACCAGAGTTTCACATTGCGCGCTCTCAGCAGCCCCACGGCCCACAGCAGTCGCGCCATCGGCATTTCACGCCCAAGCCGATGCGCTTCGCCGACCATGTCGCGCTCCTCGCGCGGCAACCAGCCTTGGGCCGCGTGAAACGCAAGGCCGGTCTGTGGCGCGAACTGCATCGGCGCGTTTGCGGCCGCAAGCCCATGATGGTATCTTCGCGTGATCAGCGCGACGATCGCCGGTGAAGTTTGATCGAATAGCCACAACGCGAAGTTCGGGTATTCGTGCAGGTCGCGCCCGAGCTGCGCCACTTGTTCCTCGGAAAGATAGACGATAAGACCTTCGCTGAGCACCAGCACGCGGCGCGCGCGAGAATTGACGCGCGCGAACAATTCGCGCCGCGCAGCAAGATCGGCTAAGTCAAGCCCGATCCTCTCCACGAAGCACGATGCAGGGGCTGCGGTCAGCTTCTCGTTCTTGTACGCGATCATGTCCGGCAGATCGACCTCGATCCAACGCAACGACCCCGGCAGCGCGAGCCGCTGCGGCCTCGTGTCCAATCCCGCCCCGAGGTTGAGCACCGCGTCGCAGCCGAGGTTGACTTCGCGTAGGATGAGCTCGTCCATCACTGCCGTCCGCACGATCATCGACCATGCTGCGGAGCGGTTGAGGTCGGCCATGCGCTTGCCGACGTCGCCGGCGAGATCGCGGGCGAATGGGTCGCGGAAGATCGCGTCCTTCCGGTCGGTTTCGAGCGCGCGGTAGTAGGCTACCCAGCGTGCGGTATCACCGATCGACCGGATGCCTTCGACCCTGGGATCATTCATGCCGTCACCTGCGCGACGACGCGGACGCCGAACTTGTCGGCGAACTCGTCTCGCGCTTTAGAAGTGACCGTTCGACCGGCGATCGTCACGACGCGCACGCTCACGTGCGCGCTACTTTCGGGCGGCCCCGCGAATTGCAGGTCCAAGAATTGTGTGGGCATGAGCGCAAGCCATGTCGCGCGTTGCGCGGCCGCCAGTTCCCAGAAATGCCGCGCATCGAATCGCTCCGGGATGACGAGCCGCGAACCCGCCGCCACCGCCGCGACGAGCGCGGTGACGCCGTCGCCGTGGCCGAGCGGGATAGCGCAGATTCCGCGGTCCTCGGGCGTCATCGCAAGCTGGTCCGCGAGCCGCGCGGCATCCTCGATCAACGCTTCGTGCGTGCGCCGCACCGCTTCGAGATTGTCGGTATGGAATCGATAGGCCTCGATCGCGACATCGCCGGCTTCAGGATTGCCCCCGGCGACTGACTCTTTTTTTTCCACTGTTGCCGAGAGCAACGCGTCGAAGTCGCGAAATCGGGGAAGCGAAGGCGAACCGCCTATGGCGAAAACCGCCTCAAGAGAATTGCACTCTTCGAGAAGTCCGCTCAGTTCGACCAGGCGCCGTTCGTCGATGACGAGCGCGGTCGCGCAGCTCGCCATGATGAGGTCACGCGCGTCGGGCCCTTTGAGCATCGGGTCCACCGGCACGACGATCGCGCCGAGACGCCACGCGCCGAAGAGGCTGGTCGCGTAGCGCGCGCCATTCGGCAGCATCACTGCGAGCTTTTTGCCGTGCGCAAGGCCACCGCTCGAAAAGACCACCGCTGCGGCACCTGCGCGTAGATGCACGTCGGCGCGCGTCATGTCGGCGTGGTCGTCTGGAAACACGAGGGCGCTGCGCGTTGGGTCTTGCTCGGCACGAACTGCGACGAGGCCGGCCACTGATTGCGCTTCGGGGCGGTCCATGCGTGCCGCATTTGCCTCAAATCTCATCCGCCCTGCACCGCGTCAGACCAGGGCGCTCCGGCGGGCTGACCGAACTCTCTCCCGATAAAGCTTCAAGCGATCAGTAATCGGGAGACAAGACCACATGCTCGCACCGGAACGCAACGCCGAAGCGCTCGAGATGGAGCGCATGATCCTCGACACGGTACGCCGGATCACCGCCGAAAAAGTGGCGCCGCGCGCGGCTGAAATAGACGCGACCGGCATCTACCCCAAAGACATCCGCGATGTCTTCGCCGAAAACGAACTGTTCAGCGTGCCGTTCCCGGAAGAATACGGCGGTTTGGGCTCGTTCACCACATACGTTAAGGTGGTCGAAGAAGTCAGCAAAGCGTGTGCCACATCCGGTCTCATCATCGCCGTCCAAGAGCTGGGCGGGTTGCCGATCATGATCGCGGGCACGCCCGAACAGAAGAAAAAGTATCTGCCAAAGCTCGCGACGGGTGAGTGGATGGCTTCGTATGCGCTCTCCGAAGCCACGTCCGGGTCCGACGCGGCCAACATGCGGACGACGGCGATCCGGCAAGGCGATCAATACGTGCTCAACGGCACGAAGGTGTTCATCACCAACGTGGCTGTTGCAGATATTTGCATCGTGTTCGCCGTGACGAACAAAGAGCTCGGCTCGAAGGGCACGTCCGCGTTCATCTGTCATACCGACGATCCCGGATTCAAGCTCGGCAAGGTCGAGCATAAGATGGGCATCAAGGGTTCGCCAACCAACGAAGTCGTGCTCACAGATTGCCGCATTCCCGCCGACCGGCTGCTCGGCGCAGAGGGCCAAGGTTTCGGCATCGCGATGAAGACGCTCGATAAATCGCGGCCAGGAATCGCGGCTCAGGCGCTCGGCAT comes from the Candidatus Eremiobacteraceae bacterium genome and includes:
- a CDS encoding J domain-containing protein; translation: MSVQFKDYYKVLGVPKTAATKEIKSAYRKLARKWHPDVNPTKKKESEDKFKEIAEAYEVLGDAEKRKTYDTLGPDWQSRAQPPPGYQQWSTQGGPQGVHFGNGEFADEGFSDFFQQFFGNFGHTPGAPTTAGRRGQRGRRGQDIESEFSLSLREAYAGGQRSLSLQSQTQCPRCHGTGTENGKLCHQCHGTGAVNSQRTLDVTIPPGVRDGQRIRLSGQGGPGMGGGQSGDLYLIVRITRDPTFERRGDDLYEEHPVSVYTLVLGGEITVPTMTGHIDVKVPAGSQNGRTLRIGGKGMPRVAAGGGFGDLYVKLVAQVPTNLTDDERELFKQLAEKAKAR
- a CDS encoding MerR family transcriptional regulator; the encoded protein is MDTETSEGVYAITAVVAQFDLTPETLVRYERAGLLRPTIVNEVRFYTTADVERLSTIRRLTDICGLNLAGVDVVLRLVDEIRTLQHQLAP
- a CDS encoding SAM-dependent methyltransferase; translation: MNDPRVEGIRSIGDTARWVAYYRALETDRKDAIFRDPFARDLAGDVGKRMADLNRSAAWSMIVRTAVMDELILREVNLGCDAVLNLGAGLDTRPQRLALPGSLRWIEVDLPDMIAYKNEKLTAAPASCFVERIGLDLADLAARRELFARVNSRARRVLVLSEGLIVYLSEEQVAQLGRDLHEYPNFALWLFDQTSPAIVALITRRYHHGLAAANAPMQFAPQTGLAFHAAQGWLPREERDMVGEAHRLGREMPMARLLWAVGLLRARNVKLWSTMALMERAPV
- a CDS encoding class I adenylate-forming enzyme family protein → MDRPEAQSVAGLVAVRAEQDPTRSALVFPDDHADMTRADVHLRAGAAAVVFSSGGLAHGKKLAVMLPNGARYATSLFGAWRLGAIVVPVDPMLKGPDARDLIMASCATALVIDERRLVELSGLLEECNSLEAVFAIGGSPSLPRFRDFDALLSATVEKKESVAGGNPEAGDVAIEAYRFHTDNLEAVRRTHEALIEDAARLADQLAMTPEDRGICAIPLGHGDGVTALVAAVAAGSRLVIPERFDARHFWELAAAQRATWLALMPTQFLDLQFAGPPESSAHVSVRVVTIAGRTVTSKARDEFADKFGVRVVAQVTA
- a CDS encoding acyl-CoA dehydrogenase family protein, translating into MLAPERNAEALEMERMILDTVRRITAEKVAPRAAEIDATGIYPKDIRDVFAENELFSVPFPEEYGGLGSFTTYVKVVEEVSKACATSGLIIAVQELGGLPIMIAGTPEQKKKYLPKLATGEWMASYALSEATSGSDAANMRTTAIRQGDQYVLNGTKVFITNVAVADICIVFAVTNKELGSKGTSAFICHTDDPGFKLGKVEHKMGIKGSPTNEVVLTDCRIPADRLLGAEGQGFGIAMKTLDKSRPGIAAQALGIAQGALDFAAKYIQERVAFGKPLSKQQGLQWMIADMDLDVQSARLLLYEAARRCDAGADDVTYWGALCKLKCGDVAMRVSTDAVQLVGGYGYMTEYPVERMMRDAKITQIYEGTQQIQRIVIGRHILGK